Proteins encoded within one genomic window of Lynx canadensis isolate LIC74 chromosome B2, mLynCan4.pri.v2, whole genome shotgun sequence:
- the LOC115514778 gene encoding vomeronasal type-1 receptor 100-like, whose translation MCTTCLLSVVQAITISPRTSSWRKLKPRTAWQVLPSLLLFWILNSLISSNLLSYITAAQSTNGSGIAPSGSHAYCHMLPSGLTVRWLFLTLMALRDIVSQSLAGWSSGHMAFRLCKHRHSVLHLRSSRFQRNSSPETRATRSALLLMACFLLFYWADFIFSFCIGSFLTNDHTVLHMKPFLTLGYASLSPFVLISRASHRPPRRSARRDVGKVHPAPPPPGAER comes from the coding sequence ATGTGCACCACCTGTCTCCTCAGCGTGGTCCAGGCCATCACCATCAGCCCCAGGACCTCCTCGTGGAGAAAGCTCAAGCCCCGCACCGCGTGGCAAgtgctcccctctctcctcctcttctggatCTTGAATTCCCTGATAAGCTCCAACTTGCTCTCCTACATCACAGCCGCCCAGAGCACGAACGGGTCCGGGATCGCACCGTCTGGCTCCCACGCCTATTGCCATATGCTGCCCTCTGGGCTGACCGTCAGGTGGCTCTTCCTGACTCTCATGGCGCTGCGGGACATCGTCTCCCAGAGCCTCGCGGGCTGGAGCAGCGGGCACATGGCTTTCCGTCTGTGCAAGCATCGCCACAGTGTGCTCCACCTGCGGAGCTCCAGATTCCAGCGAAATTCCAGCCCAGAGACGAGAGCTACGCGGAGTGCCCTCCTCCTCATggcctgcttccttctcttttattgggcagacttcattttctccttctgcaTCGGCTCCTTCTTGACCAATGACCACACGGTGTTACATATGAAACCGTTTCTAACGCTCGGTTACGCCAGTCTCAGCCCCTTTGTGCTGATCAGCAGGGCCTCCCACCGGCCTCCCCGCCGGAGTGCCCGCCGAGATGTGGGGAAAGTACACCCtgcaccacctcctccaggagcGGAGCGTTAG